The genomic window CACATAAGAAAACGTCACCGAACGCCGGGTGAGGGGTGATAGTGTCGAGGATATCGTCACCGTTAAAGCGTTACTCAACCTTTAAACCGGTACGCACATCGGCAAAACGCATTTTATAAAGCGTGCTGGCGCCACGTGCGCTTGGGCTTTGAATGTCTATGTTTTTAACCAGCAATAATTTACCGTTGTAATTTATCGCCATACCGCGCTTTATTTCATTAGATCTAGCCATTAACAAGGACCTGTAGTGTATGTCGGGATCAGGGCGACACCTTACCGTAGCTGTCGGAGTCGGGAAGAGGGGGGCAGTGTGTCGCGGTGCTGCGGCAAATCTACATCACGAATGCGCCACATGCAATATCCGGCGCCGGCAATCATGAGCAGCGACAGGGAAAATACGCCGTGGAATTGGCCGATTGTCGACACCAGCCCGGCCAGAGAGTCGGCGATAATCCAGCTCACCCGGCCGCTATTGGTGAACAAGGTCGTGGTGGCCCCGGCCCTAACCGGGCATCAAATCCTGAAAATAGATCATGCCAATGCCGGCTAAAATCCCGATGAATAAGGCGTTCAGCCACTGCAGCATCAACAGCGCCGTAGGATCGTGCATCAGCAGCATGCCGAAATAAAACAGCGCCCCGGCGGCCACCGCCAGGCGCATCAACCGCCGTTTCCCCCAGCGCTTACTTAACCAGCCAGCAGCATAGTGGGGATTTCCAGCCCGGCGGCGGTACCCATCATCACCCCGGCGGTTTTCTCCAGCAGATGCAATTCGTGCAGGATATACAACGGCATATTAATGAGGTACATGCAATTGCAGGTCCACATCAAGGTACAAGCGGCAAACAACAACAGCGTATCGTGACGGTTGCGGCGCGGCGCTTCCAGCACCGACCGGGCCTGACGCCGGGATTTGTGCATAGAGGGCAACATCAGCCAGACCAAAGCACCGCAGAGCAAGAACGTCACGCCGGCCATCAAATACATCATCTTGAAGCCGAATCCCAGCGCCAGCGCGAACGGGGGACCGATGACCCACGCCAGCGAAACCTGTGCGCGCAGCACCGAACTGAACATGACCGCTTCACGGCCGGTATGATCGGCATGTTCGCGCGCCAACGCGCCCAGCAGACAGCATTTGAAAATCAGTAGATTGAGATCGCCCTGCTTGTCGGAGCGAGCGGCCAGAAACTGGCTGACGAAAATACCGATAATAGCGCTGCCGGTATAAAACAGACCCACCATAAACGGCCGGGCCTGGACTTCCTGGGATAAAAACAGGCTGAGCGTGGGCAACTGGAGCGCACCGGCAATACCGGTCAGAAAAGCAATCGCCAGAAAGGCCGTAGAGGTCATATCCGGCAGGTGCCGCACCAGGGGTAAGTATCATGAATATCGTTCGGGGTAAAGGACGGGCACGGGCGCATCATACGCCGATAGGAGAAAAACAAAATAGCGTAACGGAAAAAAAGACCTGCCGCGCAAACTGCCCGCTAAGCCCATCGCGGCGGCGGGAGAGGTCGCGTGAGAAATAGCGGGCGAGGGGCTGCGCCCAGGCTTCAGCTCACACGGCTCTAACGGGGCCATCGGCGGGAAAAATGTGTGGGCTATCAAAGATTCATGATGAAATATAAGCCATTCCTTGCATTCAGGGCGATCTGGTTTCACACTTATTTGAAACGTTTCAGCGTAGCTTCTCGAGCGTTAACCCCGAAGTCACGCATTTTTTAAATCAATCAGATGAAACGATTCAACTTCGGCATTCAGCAGGTGAGGAGAACTGTGTTCGAGCTGTCATTACATGCATCCATCCCGGCGCCAGGGCAGACAATAAAGCGCAAGCCATTTGTCAGGCCACGGAGGCGCTGACGCAGGCGGGCTGCGTCAGCGACGGTTATCTGGCGGGGATGATGGAGCGGGAAACGCAAACGTCTACCTTTTTGGGCAATGGCATCGCCACCCCGCACGGGACTACGGCGACCCGCCATCTGGTGCAAAATACCGGGGTGCAGGTTTTTCAATACCCGCAGGGCATCGACTGGGGCGAGGGACAAACGGCCTATGTCGTCATTGGTATCGCCGCACGATCCGACGAGCATCTTGCCCTGCTGCGGCAACTGACCCATGTGCTGAGTGATGAAGCCCTGGCGGCGCGCCTGGCGAAAACCGACTCGGCTGAGGAATTGAGTAGCGTATTGATGGGTCAGCAACAGCCCGCGGCGTTTTTGTTTGACAGCTCGACGATGATATTGGACATTGCTGCCGGCGATCTGATGACGCTGAAAGCGCTTAATGCCGGTTTGCTACAGCGCCTCGGCGCCGTGGACACCGGTTTCGTAAGCGACGTCGCCATCAGTCGCCCGGCTACGCCCTTTGCCGACAATCAGCCGCTGCCGGTGCTGGACTATCTTGCTGCGCTAGTGCGCCAGGGTAGCGTCGGACGGCTGACCGACGCCGATGCGCCGACGCTGCTGCCAGCGAAGTGGCGGAACAGGCGAATCAGCTTACCGCCGAATTCGTGGTGCGCAATGAGCACGGGCTGCATGCCCGGCCGGGCACGGTGCTGGTCAGCGTGATCAAACAATTTGATAGCGCCATCACCGTCACCAACCTGGACGGAAGCGGTAAACCCGCTAACGGGCGCGGTCTGATGAAAGTGGTGGCGCTCGGCGTCAAAAAAGGTCACAAATTACGTTTTACCGCTGAAGGCAATGATGCCGAATAGGCGCTGTAGGCAATCGGCGAGGCCATTGCCTCGGGTCTCGGGGAGGGAGAGGCATGAGCAGACGCGTAGCCACGATTACGCTAAATCCGGCTTACGATTTGGTGGGCTTTTGCCCGGAAATCGAGCGAGGCGAAGTCAATTTGGTGCAAACCACCGGGCTGCACGCCGCTGGCAAAGGCATTAACGTTGCCAAGGTGCTAAAAGATCTGGGCATCGACGTCACCGTTGGCGGTTTTTTAGGGAAAGAAAATCAGGAAGGCTTCCAACTGCTGTTTAGCAATCTGGGCATTGCCAATCGTTTCCAGGTGGTGCAGGGCCGGACGCGTATAAATGTTAAGTTGACCGAAAAAGACGGCGACGTCACTGACTTTAATTTTTCGGGTTTTACGGTGACGCCGCAGGATTGGGACCGTTTCGTCAACGACTCGCTCACGTGGCTTGGCCAGTTCGATATGGTGGCGGTCAGCGGCAGCCTGCCGGCTGGTGTGGCGCCGGCGGCTTTCACCGAATGGATGGTGAAGCTGCGCAGTCATTGCCCCTGCATTATTTTCGACAGCAGCCGCGAAGCGCTGGTGGCCGGGCTGAAAGCCTCCCCATGGCTGGTGAAACCCAACCGCCGTGAATTGGAGATCTGGGCCGTCCGTCCGTTGCCGGCGCTTGCCGACGTTGTCGAGGCCGCCCATGCCCTGTGCGAGCAGGGGATTGCCCATGTCGTTATCTCGCTCGGCGCCGAAGGCGCGTTGTGGGTCAACGCCTCCGGTGCCTGGCTCGCCAAGCCGCCGGCTTGCGAAGTGGTGAGCACTGTCGGCGCGGGCGATTCGATGGTGGGGGGACTGATTTATGGCCTCTTGATGCGCGAATCAAGCGAACATACGCTCCGGCTGGCAATGGCAATGGCAATGGCAATGGCAATGGCAATGGCAATGGCAATGGCAATGGCAATGGCAATGGCAATGGCAATGGCAATGGCAATGGCAATGGCCGTGGCGGCGCTGGCGGTCAGCCAAAGCAATGTGGGTGTGACCGATCGCCCGCAATTGGCGGCCATGATGGTCCGGGTCGATTTGAAACCATTTAATTAAGCGGGAGTAAGGATGAAAACACGTCTGATTCTGGACAGTGCATTATGCAAGGCCCGCAGCCATCTACTGCGGACCTTGTTGACTGATGCGGCAAAGAAAAGCGGTCTGCAACTGGTCAATGACAACGCGGATGCGGAATTATGGGTGTTGGTGGGACAGGGGGCCGGTGATGCCTCGCTAAACGGTAAAACCGCGTTCCAGGGACGGCAGAAGAGGCCGCCGTCGATCAGGACGCCTTTTTGCAGCGCGCCCGTGCGCAGGCCGCACCGTATCAGGCCGCCGCTGCCGCACCGACTGGCGCCGGCGCGGTGACGGCGTGCCCTACCGGCGTCTCCTATATGCTGCCGATGGTGGTGGCGGGGGGGGGGAGGGTGCATTGCACTGTCCTTCATTTTCGGCATTCATGCCGCCGAAAGGCCGGGCACTTTGGCCGCGGCGTTGATGGAAATCGGCAGCAAATCCGCCCTGACGCTCATGGTACCTGTCTTGGCGGGCTTCATCGCCTTCTCGATAGCCGATCGTCCGGGTCTGACGCCGGGGCTGGTGGGTGGGATGCTGGCGGTCAGCGCCGCCGCTTTCCATTGCCGCTGGTTCTTGGTGAAGAGCGCAAACGCTGTTGCCTTGAGATCGTGGGCGCGCGCAACTGCCTGGTCCACGCCTCCCGCTGCGCTGACGTGCGCGCCGATAAACTTGTTTTCGCTCATCTTGCTAGGCTCCCGGTTAAAGTGATGAAGAGGAGAAAAGAAATGATTATAGTTGGTTATCTCGTTGAAATGTTGGATTACTGAAGCTATGGCCATTACCCTGCGCCAGCTGGAAGTTTTTGCCGAAGTGCTGAAAAGCGGTTCGACCACCCAAGCCTCCCAGGTATTATCGTTACCGCACCCGACCATCCGCTGGCGGGACGCAGGCTGGAGTTGTCCGCGCTGGCGGACGCGCCCTAGATACTGCGTGAGCGCGGCTCGGGTACCCGCGATATCGTTGACCACCTGCTGCTCTCGCGCTTGCCGCACTTTCATTTGGAAATGGAGCTCGGCAATTCCGAAGCCATCAAACACGCGGTACGTCACGGATTAGGAATCAGCTGTCTGTCACGCCGGGTGGTAGCGGAGGCGCTGGCGTTGGGTACACTGGTGACGCTGACGCTGCTTTACCGTACGCTGTATGTGGTGCATCACCGGCAAAAGCGCCTCTCCCATGCCCTGCAGAGGTTTATCGATTTTTGCCAGCACCACGCCAGCGAAGACTCCCGCTAAGCGTCACAGTTATGGCCCGGCCGCCGCAAGAACGCCTGGCGGGGCTGAGGTCGGCAACGATAAACGGCTGCAACGACGAGGCGCGGCGGTGTTAAAATTGGCAGTTTTCTCATGCTACGCTTATAATTGACAATAAATTATGAATCTGTCTTATAATTTGACTACTTGAGCGTGCGCAACGGGGAAGATTTGCTACAATCCTGCCTCGATTTTTGCAGAGACCCGTCAAACGCCATGTATCACAAAACTTCTTCTCCCCCGCCGACGAGCGGCCTGCGCCGCGAATTAAAAGCGCGCCATTTGACTATGATCGCCATCGGCGGCTCCATTGGTACCGGTCTCTTCGTTGCCTCCGGCGCGTCGATCTCACAGGCGGGGCCGGGAGGGGCGCTGCTGTCGTATATGATAATCGGCCTGATGGTGTATTTCCTGATGACTAGCCTCGGCGAATTGGCGGCCTATATGCCGGTTTCCGGCTCGTTCGCCACCTACGGTTCACGTTATGTCGAAGAGGGCTTCGGCTTCGCCCTCGGCTGGAATTATTGGTACAACTGGGCGGTCACCATCGCGGTGGATCTGGTGGCATCACAGCTGGTGATGAGCTATTGGTTCCCGGACACACCGGGCTGGATCTGGAGCGCGCTGTTTTTGGGCATCATGTTCCTGCTCAACGTTATTTCGGTGAAAGGCTTTGGCGAGGCGGAATACTGGTTTTCGCTCATTAAAGTTGTCACCGTGGTGGTGTTTATCGGGGTGGGGGTGTTGATGATTGTCGGCATCCTACGCGGCGGTGAGCATGCGGGTTGGCACAATTGGACGGTGGGCGATGCGCCTTTCGCCGGCGGTTTCGCCTCCATGATAGGCGTCGCCATGATTGTCGGCTTTTCTTTTCAGGGGACTGAGCTTATCGGTATCGCAGCCGGCGAGTCGGCGGATCCGGCCAAAAATATACCGCGGGCGGTGCGACAGGTGTTCTGGCGCATTTTGCTGTTTTATGTGCTGGCGATCCTGATTATCAGCCTGATTATTCCTTATACCAGCCCCGACTTGCTGCGTAATGATGTGAAAGATATCGCCGTCAGCCCGTTTACGCTGGTCTTTCGCAATGCGGGGCTGCTGTCGGCCGCGGCGGTCATGAACAGCGTCATTCTCACGGCGGTTTTGTCAGCGGGTAATTCCGGCATGTATGCCTCGACGCGTATGCTGTATACCTTGGCGGTGGAGGGCAAAGCGCCGAAAATTTTTGCCCGCCTGTCGCAAGGAGGCGTCCCGCGCTATGCGCTGGCCATGACGACGCTGGTGGCGGCGCTGTGTTTTCTCTCCTCCCTGTACTCTAACCAGAAGGTTTATCTTTGGCTGTTGAACACCTCAGGCATGACCGGGTTCATCGCCTGGCTGGGCATCGCGGTCAGTCACTACCGATTCCGACGTGGCTATGTGAAGCAGGGACGCAATCTTGCCGCCCTGCCTTATCGGGCCGGGTGGTTCCCGCTGGGGCCAGTGCTGGCGTTTATCTTGTGCCTGCTTATTACGTTGGGTCAGAATTATCAGGCCTTTTTGGCGCAGACGATTGATTGGAATGGCGTCATCGCCACCTATATCGGTATTCCGCTGTTCCTGCTTATCTGGTGGGGCTACCGCTGGAGTCGCGGCAGCCGGTGGGTCCGTTATGAAGACATGACGTTTCCCGATAACGCGGGTCAACACTAACCTCTTGTCACCGCTTCGCGGTGGTAGCAGGCGCAGATGAGCTGAGCGGCGTGGCGTGATAATGCGTGTTATGTAAAGGCTTAATAAGATTGATAAGTTTTATCATTTGATCTATGGTTAGCGCTTCATTTTGCCGGCCCGCCCGCCGTGCATGTTTCACGGTCGCCAAGCCGGCGCTGGTACCCGCTATGCCGGCGTGCGTCTGTGATCTCCCAGACGCCACTCCCAAGCAGGCCTTGACCGGCAAAGTCGTTTGCGAGCCAGCCTTTCAGGTACCACGATGTGTATAACCTCCGAACCGACGCCTGACGTCTCCCGAACCGCCGCAACGGTGCAGTATCAGCGTCTATTGCGCTGGCGCCTGCTGCTGTTGGCGGCCATTGCCGCCTGCGTGTTGGTGGATTTCACACTTGGTCCGTTGGGGCTGGGGATGAAGGCATTGTTGCACACGCTGTTCCATCCCCAGCTTGCCGATGCGGGGACGCGGGTCATTGTCTGGGATATTCGCCTGCCGTACGCCTTGATGGCGGTCGCGGTGGGCTTGTCGCTGGGGCTGGCCGGCGTGGAAATGCAGACTATTTTGAATAACCCCCTTGCCAGCCCTTTCACGCTGGGCGTATCATCGGCGGCGGCGTTCGGCGCCGCGCTGGCGATTATCCTGGGAATCGGCGTGCCCGGCGCCTGCCCGAAACCTGGTTTATCGCTATTAACGCGTTTATTTTCGCGCTACTGGCGGTGCTATTGCTGGATGCCGTGACGCGCTGGACCCGAGTAGCGACGTCCGGTGTAGTGTTGTTCGGGATTGCGCTGGTGTTTACCTTCAACGCGCTGGTGTTGATGATGCGGTTCATCGCCACCGAAGATACGCTACAAGGCCTGGTGTTTTGGACCATGGACAGTCTGGCGCGCGCCTCCTGGCCGAAATTGACCATAATGAGCGCGGCGTTTGCGCTCATCTTGCCCTGGTCGATGTTCAGCGCCTGGAAGCTCACTGCCCTGCTGCTGGGCGAGAGCCTGGCGATAAGCTTCGGTATCGACGTCAAGCGGTTGCGCCTGAGCACGTTGCTGCGTATCAGTATTCTGTCGGCGCTGGCGGTCGCCTTCGTCGGACCTATTGGATTCATCGGTCTGGTGGCGCCCCATATCGCTCGGCTGATTGTCGGCGAAGATCACCGCTTTTATCTACCCGCCAGCGCGTTGCTTGGCGCGCTGGTCCTGTCGATGGCGTCGGTGGCCTCCAAAAATATTGTTCCGGGCACGCTTATCCCCGTAGGCATTGTGACATCGCTGGTCGGGGTGCCGTTTTTCCTGAGTATCATCATCTTGCGCCACCGGGGGAATTTATGACCGCGGGACTGCGTATCGTCGGCTTTAGCGCCGGTTATCCGAAACGTCGGGTAATTGACCAGCTTGAGGTACCCTGTCTGCCCCGTGTCAAATCAGCGTGCTTCTGGGGCCCAACGGCTGCGGCAAATCCACGCTGCTGCGATCGTTGGCCGGTCTGAACCCGGCCCGCGGGGAGCTTTGGCTGGCGGGGGAAGATTTAATGCAATTGCCGTTTGCCCGGCGCGCGGAAAAGGTGGTGTATCTACCCCAGAGCCTGCCCGCCGGTGTTCATTTGCAGGTGCTGGAATCGGTCATTGCGGCGCAACGCGCCTCCGGCGGCCGCGCGCATCAGGCCAATGAAGAGGTGGTGATGGCGTTACTGACTCGTTTAGGGATAGCCCATTTGGCGCTGCAATATCTAGACAACCTCTCCGGGGGCCAGAAGCAATTAGTGGGTCTGGCGCAATCGCTGATACGCCAGCCGGCGCTGTTGCTGCTCGACGAGCCTCTTAGCGCGCTGGATCTTAATTATCAATATCACGTGATGTCGCTCATCGGCAGCGAAACCCGGCGCCGCAATATCATTACGTTGATGGTGGTGCATGATATTAATATTTCGCTGCGTCACGGCCAATATGCGCTGATGTTGCGTGATGGGCGTTTGCTGGCGGACGGCGCGCCTGAGCGTGTGATTACGCCCGCCAGTCTAGCCAGCGTTTATGGCGTCAAGGGCCGTATTGAGCGCTGTTCACAGGGACTGCCGCAGATGCTGATTGATGGTCTGGTCAGCCTACCGGGACCTATCTGAACGCGCCGCCGTCCGCGCCAGACAAGAGGACAGGGGCCTGAGAGGAGAATGCGGCGCTAATGGAAAGCGCGGGCCTGACAGGAGAGCGTGGCAATGAAGCCATGAAATGCGGCCCTGATAGGAAAACACGGTACCCACCGAGGCGCGCTTCTGGCGCTGAAGCAAGTGACTTGTCCAAAGTGATATTCCATTGTCTCTCCACGGCGATAAAAACATTTGGCCCCCTCCGGCTTCACTGACGAGAAGGCCGTCTCTTGGCGCCCGCCGCCATCGTTTACGCTCGACATTCGTCTGCATCCCTCGTATTCCGCCCGTCACGCCACTTGTATCACGTGCCAGATCCTTGGCCCTTAACACCTGCCGCGCCGGGTAAAAATCACGGCGCTGAACTGCTTTCCATTAAACCAAATGCTTATGAGAATGACAGTGATTTTTATTTACATAAAATAGTATTTTCTTACAATGGCTAACGCAATCAAGGCTAAGTGGAAACACTATAAGAAAATCTTGTCATGCGTAACAGAGTCACTTCCCGTGCCATGGTCCTGTCAATGGCTGCCCTGGGCGCCCCGCAGGTGGATGCTGTCCCGTCGGATCCTGAAACGGACACCGTGGTCGTCACCGCCGCCGGCTTCCAACAAAGAATCGAGGATTCCGCCGCATCAATCTCGGTTATCTCGTGTGAAACCCTGGAAACCAAAGCCTATACCGATGTCACCGACGCGCTAAAGGATGTGCCGGGCGTGGTGGTCACCGGCGGCGGCAGCCGCAGCGACATCAGCATCCGCGGTATGGCCGCGAAATACACCCTGATCCTGGTAGACGGCAAACGCGTCGATACCGGCGGCACGCGCCCCAATAGCGATGGTCCCGGCATCGAACAGGGCTGGTTGCCGCCGTTGGCGGCGATTGAGCGGATTGAGGTCGTACGCGGTCCGATGTCCTCCCTGTACGGCTCCGACGCCATGGGCGGGGTCATCAACATTATCACCCGTCAGGTCGGTAAATCCTGGCACACCTCCGTGCGCAGCGAGGCCGTCTGGCAGGAAGATCGCCGCTCGGGGGATATTTACCAATCCAGCCTCTATACGGCGGGCCCCCTGATAGACGGCCTGTTGGGCGTCAAGCTTAACGGCCTGCTCTCGCACCGCAGTGAGGATCGCATTGTTGAGGGGTAAAATGCCCAGCGGATGAAGAGCGGCGGTGTCACTTTCACCCTAACGCCGGATGAAGCCAATAGCATCGATTTGGGCTTAGGGAATTTTGTCCAGGACAGAAATAGTTCCCCTGGAAAATCGGTGTCTGCCGTCAGTGACCCCAGCGATGTACGTTATACGCGCAATAACTATGCACTGACGCATCATGGCAATTATGACGGCGGCATGACCACCAGTTATCTGCAGCGCGAAGAAACCCGCAACCCGTCGCGGGAAATGAAGACGGCTAACCCCCTGATGAACACCCAGAACATGCTGTATCTCGGCGATCATACTTTCAGCGCCGGCGGCCAATACCGTTACGAGACGCTGAACAATAATGAAAACAAGATTTTTTATTATTGTTCCCTTAGCGAGCTGAGCCGCTGGATCTGGGCGCTATTCGCCGAGGATGAATGGCTGATGACCCAGTACTTTGCCCTGACCACCGGCCTGCGGATGGATCGTGACGAAAATTACAGCAGCCATTGGACACCAAGGCTGTATGACGTCTGGCATTTAACCGAAACCTGGACGCTGAAGGGCGGCATTTCCGGCGGTTATCGCTCGCCGGATTTGCGTCAGGCCGTGGCGGACTGGGGCCAAATCACCGGCGGCGGAGGGGCAGCGGCCATTATTATCGGTAACCCCAATCTCAAGCCGGAAAAAAGTCTCGATCAGGAAATCGCCCTGTTGTAGGGTAACTACCAGGGTAACCACCGCTTTTTAAGCACCGGCGTGACGCTGTTTAATACCGATTACCGCGATAAAATTACCGAGGTGCGCAGCTGCATCGATCCTAGCGG from Sodalis glossinidius str. 'morsitans' includes these protein-coding regions:
- the fruK gene encoding 1-phosphofructokinase; its protein translation is MSRRVATITLNPAYDLVGFCPEIERGEVNLVQTTGLHAAGKGINVAKVLKDLGIDVTVGGFLGKENQEGFQLLFSNLGIANRFQVVQGRTRINVKLTEKDGDVTDFNFSGFTVTPQDWDRFVNDSLTWLGQFDMVAVSGSLPAGVAPAAFTEWMVKLRSHCPCIIFDSSREALVAGLKASPWLVKPNRRELEIWAVRPLPALADVVEAAHALCEQGIAHVVISLGAEGALWVNASGAWLAKPPACEVVSTVGAGDSMVGGLIYGLLMRESSEHTLRLAMAMAMAMAMAMAMAMAMAMAMAMAMAMAMAMAVAALAVSQSNVGVTDRPQLAAMMVRVDLKPFN
- a CDS encoding amino acid permease yields the protein MYHKTSSPPPTSGLRRELKARHLTMIAIGGSIGTGLFVASGASISQAGPGGALLSYMIIGLMVYFLMTSLGELAAYMPVSGSFATYGSRYVEEGFGFALGWNYWYNWAVTIAVDLVASQLVMSYWFPDTPGWIWSALFLGIMFLLNVISVKGFGEAEYWFSLIKVVTVVVFIGVGVLMIVGILRGGEHAGWHNWTVGDAPFAGGFASMIGVAMIVGFSFQGTELIGIAAGESADPAKNIPRAVRQVFWRILLFYVLAILIISLIIPYTSPDLLRNDVKDIAVSPFTLVFRNAGLLSAAAVMNSVILTAVLSAGNSGMYASTRMLYTLAVEGKAPKIFARLSQGGVPRYALAMTTLVAALCFLSSLYSNQKVYLWLLNTSGMTGFIAWLGIAVSHYRFRRGYVKQGRNLAALPYRAGWFPLGPVLAFILCLLITLGQNYQAFLAQTIDWNGVIATYIGIPLFLLIWWGYRWSRGSRWVRYEDMTFPDNAGQH